The Paraburkholderia largidicola DNA segment ACGAACCCGTGCAGGTGTCGATGCAGCGCGGCACCGGCGTGACGCCCGAAAAGGGCGCGCGAATTTCCTTGCGTTACGAGGCAGACGATGTCGTCCTTATTCAGCCCTGACGCCAGCCCGGACGCGCTCGCCGCAGCGAGGGACGCACGTCGCGCCGCGACGGCCGCCTCGCACGCGGCGGCAAAGCGCCGGCGCGAGCGCCTGTCGCAATGGCATCTGGCGTTTCTTGCTGTGTTCGTGCTCGGCCCGCTGGTGATCTATCCGCTCGTGCGTCTCGTGTTGCTGAGCCTGTCGGGCGAGCATGGATTGAGCTTTCACGCTTACTCGACGTTCTTCCAGAACCCGGAGACGAGCGGCGTGATCGGCACGACGCTGTGGATTCTGTTTGCCAGCGCCGGGCTCGCGTCGCTGCTCGGCGTGGCGCTCGCGTCGCTGCTGTTCTTCAAGCCGTTTCCGGGCGCGCGCCTCGTCACACGGTTTCTGGAACTGTTCGTCGCGTTCCCGTCGTTCCTGGTCGCGTTCACGCTGATCTTTCTGTACGGCTCGCAAGGCTCCGTCAGCATCGGGCTGCAGCGGCTCTTCCATCTCGAAGCGCCGCCGCTCGATTTCCTGTTCGGCATCGGCGGCGTGATTCTCGCGGAAGTGGTGTTCTACGCGCCGTTCGTCGTGCGTCCGACGCTCGCCTCGTTCGCAATGCTCGACATGCGTCTGATCGAAGCCGCGCGGAGCCTCGGCGCGAACGGCTGGATGGTCGCGTTCCGCGTGATCGTGCCGCTCGCGTGGCCGGGCATCGCGGCGGGCACGATCCTGTGCTTTCTGCTGACGCTCAACGAGTTCGGCATTCTGCTCGTGCTCGGCAGCGCGCATCTGATCACGCTGCCCGTGGCGATCTACAGCTCGGCGACCGTCGACCTCGATCTGCCGACGGCTGCCGCCGGCGCCGTCGTGATGCTGGCGATGTCGCTGTCGTTGTATGCGCTGTACCGCCAGGTCAACAAGCGCAAGGTGAGAGGAGCGAAGTAATGTCCGATGTCGATCAAACCGTGCTGCCCGCCGTGCATCATCGCGCGCGGCCCGTTCAACATGGCATCGTCGCGCGCATCGGCGGCGCGCTGTTCATGGCATTCGCCGCGCTGCTGTGCTTCTGGCTGTTCGTGCTGCCTGTCATCGTGGTCGCGCTGTCGAGCGTCGCTTCGCACTGGTCGGGCACGATCCTGCCCGACGGCTTCAGCATGCGCTGGTTCGAACGCCTCGGCGGCAGCGATTTCGATGCGCTCGTCACCAGCCTGCAGATCGGCTTTGGCGTGGCGATCCTCGGCACGATTCTCGGCCTGTGGCTCGCGCTTGCGCTCGAAGGGCGCGACCGGCGCGGGCTCGGCGCACTCGTCGATACGATCGCGATGGTGCCCAACGGCGTGCCGAGCGTCGTGCTCGGTCTCGCGGTGCTGATCGCGTATCACAAGAAGCCGGTCGATCTGTCGAGTTCCGCGGCCATCGTCGTGTTCGTTCAACTGGCGCTGGTGCTGCCGTTCTGTTACCGCTGCGCGGCGGCTGCATTGCGGCCCGAACTGACCGTGTTGCGCGA contains these protein-coding regions:
- a CDS encoding 2-aminoethylphosphonate ABC transporter permease subunit → MSSLFSPDASPDALAAARDARRAATAASHAAAKRRRERLSQWHLAFLAVFVLGPLVIYPLVRLVLLSLSGEHGLSFHAYSTFFQNPETSGVIGTTLWILFASAGLASLLGVALASLLFFKPFPGARLVTRFLELFVAFPSFLVAFTLIFLYGSQGSVSIGLQRLFHLEAPPLDFLFGIGGVILAEVVFYAPFVVRPTLASFAMLDMRLIEAARSLGANGWMVAFRVIVPLAWPGIAAGTILCFLLTLNEFGILLVLGSAHLITLPVAIYSSATVDLDLPTAAAGAVVMLAMSLSLYALYRQVNKRKVRGAK
- the phnV gene encoding 2-aminoethylphosphonate ABC transport system, membrane component PhnV, coding for MSDVDQTVLPAVHHRARPVQHGIVARIGGALFMAFAALLCFWLFVLPVIVVALSSVASHWSGTILPDGFSMRWFERLGGSDFDALVTSLQIGFGVAILGTILGLWLALALEGRDRRGLGALVDTIAMVPNGVPSVVLGLAVLIAYHKKPVDLSSSAAIVVFVQLALVLPFCYRCAAAALRPELTVLREAAASLGAPPSMVLRRVVLPQLVPAIRASLALGFALSLGELGATLTVYPPGFATVPIVVVGQVERGYYLPASALSLILLIASLAALLLIAARVPRRRVD